One Ovis aries strain OAR_USU_Benz2616 breed Rambouillet chromosome 4, ARS-UI_Ramb_v3.0, whole genome shotgun sequence DNA window includes the following coding sequences:
- the FMC1 gene encoding protein FMC1 homolog — protein sequence MAALGSPLRTWRGLLRELRYLNAATGRPYRDTAAYRYLVKAFRAHRVTSEKLCRAQHELHFQAATYLCLLRSIREHVALHQEFHGKGERSVEESAGLVGLKLPQQPGGKGWEP from the exons ATGGCGGCCTTAGGGTCACCGCTGCGCACTTGGCGAGGCCTTCTACGGGAGTTGCGCTACTTGAACGCGGCCACAGGCCGACCCTATCGCGACACCGCAGCCTATCGGTACCTCGTCAAAGCTTTCCGTGCACATCGG GTCACCAGTGAGAAACTGTGCAGAGCCCAGCATGAGCTTCATTTCCAAGCTGCCACCTATCTCTGCCTGCTACGCAGCATTCGAGAACACGTGGCCCttcatcaggaatttcatggcaAGGGTGAGCGCTCAGTGGAGGAGTCTGCTGGCTTAGTGGGTCTCAAGTTGCCCCAGCAGCCTGGAGGGAAGGGCTGGGAGCCATGA